The following coding sequences are from one Archocentrus centrarchus isolate MPI-CPG fArcCen1 chromosome 4, fArcCen1, whole genome shotgun sequence window:
- the ttc14 gene encoding tetratricopeptide repeat protein 14 isoform X3, with translation MDRDLLKQCLTYHGQSLFNTLKCEQTENPDFQAVVSDLCKATYESRSEENSNELLVEQFIARKADILFSPAWKTAALRGEDHEEEEAVEPYAVMPPMELFMEVPYEERRSMIYRDLERGDIVVGRINNIREYGFFLTLFCTAGGLKRDIEDLELSALCHVREIPSTGSHDDPLSYYQIGDFIRAGVKDIDRYQEKITVSLYQACLSPSLEHIKLGVITREELPIHYSRSVRAASDSSETYQHILTGCHGYHNPSVVDYLLEKVGISDTQPPSMMRGLQSKLFQEEDFASAIRKKQSASWALKCVRAGVDHFKHGRHVEAMNEYNKALEIDTNNVEALVARGALYANKGSIMKAITDFEQALENCPDHRNARKYLCQTLVERGKQLEEQEKLVTAEGLYRRALALDDSNPEAQEALHKITDTIQEALAKEQVTTTSSQSSAEKLRKILKEEKRMKKKQKRSASSSSSSSTSSRTSSSSSSSSSSRRRSKKKKKKRRKSECGSKRHRRISSRESRRSNEGKKDRKEKEEDEVEWYPAPSNTSATFLNQLGGLGFGVRDEEQVEGKDGDDRKNFKLYSLSAASEEEESDSSRRERKRKDREESRTRKTKNSWSRSPDREKRRSRSRERRDRSRDVDRKKDRRESDSKRRSSLDENHKRKLSCSSGELEYSRKSSFRSEHSGNSNSKHPQNRMRHDSSARNFFEGDRCENRGRLEAREVDEVKREKESRKEGGSMPDQGHSKKESAGTHNEESDMRRKKDLPANLLDIFNQIAQFEKDKGVKPKK, from the exons ATGGACAGAGACCTGTTGAAGCAATGTCTCACGTATCACGGACAATCACTGTTCAACACGCTGAAATGTGAGCAAACGGAAAACCCAGACTTCCAGGCGGTGGTGTCTGACCTCTGCAAAGCCACGTATGAGAG CAGGTCTGAAGAGAACAGCAATGAACTGCTTGTGGAGCAGTTCATTGCCAGGAAGGCTGACATCCTGTTCAGTCCAGCATGGAAGACTGCCGCTCTTCGAGGAGAGGACCACGAAGAAGAGGAGGctgtag AGCCCTATGCAGTCATGCCACCGATGGAGTTATTCATGGAGGTGCCATATGAGGAGAGACGATCCATGATCTACAGGGATTTGGAAAGAGGAGACATTGTGGTGGGGAGGATCAACAATATTAGAGAATATGGCTTCTTCCTCACTCTGTTTTGCACGGCAGGAGGTCTGAAAAGAGACATTGAGGACTTGGAGTTGTCG GCTCTGTGTCATGTCAGAGAAATTCcctccactggcagccatgaCGACCCTCTGTCCTACTACCAGATTGGAGACTTCATCAGAG CTGGAGTGAAAGATATTGATCGCTACCAGGAAAAAATCACAGTGTCCCTTTATCAGGCCTGTCTTTCTCCCAGCTTGGAGCACATCAAACTAGGTGTCATTACCCGGGAGGAGCTCCCCATACACTACAG TCGTAGCGTTCGTGCAGCCAGTGACTCCAGTGAGACATACCAGCATATACTGACAGGTTGCCATGGCTACCACAACCCGTCTGTAGTGGACTACTTGCTGGAGAAGGTCGGAATTAGTGACACGCAGCCGCCGTCAATGATGCGGGGACTGCAGAG TAAACTTTTCCAAGAGGAGGATTTTGCTTCTGCGATCAGgaagaagcagtctgcatcCTGGGCCTTAAAGTG TGTCCGTGCAGGGGTGGACCACTTCAAACACGGTCGCCATGTGGAAGCCATGAATGAATACAACAAAGCCTTGGAAATAGACACGAATAATGTAGAAGCACTGGTGGCACGCGGAGCTCT GTATGCTAACAAAGGCAGCATCATGAAGGCAATAACAGACTTTGAACAGGCTCTTGAGAACTGTCCAGATCACCGCAACGCCAGGAAGTATCTGTGTCAGACACTAGTGGAGAGAGGAAAACA gcTTGAGGAACAGGAAAAGCTAGTAACAGCAGAGGGATTGTACAGAAGAGCTCTAGCCCTAGATGATTCAAACCCTGAGGCGCAGGAAGCCCTGCACAAGATCACAGACACAATACAG GAAGCATTGGCAAAGGAGCAGGTCACAACTACGAGCAGCCAGAGCAGCGCTGAGAAATTACGTAAGATCTTAAAAGAGGAGAAGAG gatgaagaaaaaacagaagagatcagcatcttcctcttcctcatcctccacTTCTTCCAGGacatcctcctcttcttcctcatcgTCCTCCTCTCGTAGGCggtctaaaaagaaaaaaaagaagcggAGGAAATCAGAATGTGGAAGCAAGCGCCATCGCAGAATCTCCTCAAGGGAGAGCAGGAGAAGCAATGAGGGTAAGAAAGACaggaaggagaaagaggaggatgaggTGGAGTGGTATCCCGCACCTTCCAATACCTCCGCTACTTTTCTCAACCAGTTGGGAGGCCTGGGATTTGGAGTTAGGGATGAGGAGCAGGTAGAGGGGAAGGATGGAGATGATAGAAAGAATTTCAAACTATATTCTCTTTCAGCAGCTTCAGAAGAGGAAGAGTCTGACTCCTCacggagagaaagaaagagaaaggacagagaggagagcaggacaAGGAAAACGAAGAATAGCTGGAGCAGAAGCCCAGatagagagaagaggaggagcaggagtaGAGAAAGGAGGGATAGGAGTAGGGATGTTGATAGGAAGAAAGACAGAAGGGAGAGTGACTCCAAAAGGAGAAGTAGTTTAGATGAGAATCACAAGCGAAAATTATCGTGCTCGTCAGGTGAGTTGGAGTATTCTCGTAAATCCAGCTTCCGATCTGAGCATTCAGGAAATTCTAATTCCAAACACCCACAGAACAGGATGAGGCATGACTCATCAGCAAGGAACTTCTTTGAAGGTGATAGGTGCGAGAATAGAGGGAGGCTGGAAGCTCGTGAAGTAGATGAGGtgaaaagagagaaggaaagtcGAAAGGAAGGCGGCAGCATGCCAGACCAAGGACacagtaaaaaagaaagtgCTGGAACTCATAATGAAGAGAGCGATATGAGGCGTAAAAAGGACCTCCCTGCGAACCTGTTGGATATTTTTAACCAGATTGCTCAGTTTGAGAAAGACAAAGGAGTGaagccaaaaaaataa